From Myxococcales bacterium, the proteins below share one genomic window:
- a CDS encoding class I SAM-dependent methyltransferase has product MSHFEKNRRIYEEAGVAAHYARAEGLQPAEEVIAREHDEELRAASMLDVGVGGGRTTAYFGPKVRAYLGVDYSEAMIREVRRKHPAFADRLHHADARHLDHADGTFDFTLFSYNGIDYVEHGDRVAIFAELRRVTRRGGLFVFSTHNLARDDMPFRWERSHGLFAAVLGAVRRARLRATNPEHASFAKAPHAMVNDGSFVFRAVTYHVRLGEQVRQLHEAGFSDVVAYSGRTGRRVDLGGEPGDPWLYFTCRGA; this is encoded by the coding sequence GTGAGCCATTTCGAGAAGAACCGGCGCATCTACGAAGAGGCCGGCGTCGCCGCCCACTACGCCCGCGCGGAGGGGCTCCAGCCCGCCGAAGAGGTCATCGCGCGCGAGCACGACGAAGAGCTCCGCGCCGCGTCCATGCTCGACGTCGGGGTAGGGGGAGGTCGCACTACGGCGTACTTCGGTCCGAAGGTTCGGGCGTACCTCGGCGTCGACTATTCCGAGGCCATGATCCGCGAGGTGAGGCGCAAGCACCCGGCCTTCGCCGACCGCCTCCACCACGCCGACGCCCGCCACCTCGACCACGCCGACGGCACCTTCGACTTCACCCTCTTTTCGTACAACGGCATCGACTACGTGGAGCACGGCGACCGCGTCGCCATCTTCGCCGAGCTACGGCGCGTGACCCGTCGCGGTGGCCTCTTCGTCTTCTCGACCCACAACCTGGCTCGTGACGACATGCCGTTCCGATGGGAGCGCTCCCACGGTCTCTTTGCGGCCGTCCTCGGCGCCGTCCGTCGCGCGCGGCTCCGCGCCACGAACCCCGAGCACGCTTCCTTCGCGAAGGCGCCCCACGCCATGGTGAACGACGGCTCGTTCGTGTTTCGCGCCGTGACGTACCACGTGCGCCTCGGAGAGCAGGTCAGGCAGCTCCACGAGGCGGGCTTCTCCGACGTCGTCGCCTACTCCGGTCGCACGGGCCGACGCGTCGATCTCGGCGGCGAGCCGGGGGATCCGTGGCTCTATTTCACCTGCCGCGGCGCCTGA
- a CDS encoding MoxR family ATPase: MHALHSPEALSERLSETYVADDRTSLLAFLALSLGKPLLCEGPAGVGKTELAHALARALGRPILRLQCYEGLDEGKALYEWDYGKQLLYTQLLRDAVGARVPTGANIGDAVTSLAGEASAFYGEAFLVARPLLAAVRSPEPVVLLVDEVDRADPEFEALLLEVLAENQITVPELGTFRAQHPPLVVLTTNGARDMSDALRRRCVHAYLDYPSPSREVKILEKRVPGLGRALAERLVGFVSELRKLELRKAPSISESIDWARALVLLGKSSLDRDLVEETLGLLLKYEEDRERAEAKLGKLLEASPDQAPRQVK, translated from the coding sequence ATGCACGCCCTCCACAGCCCCGAGGCGCTCTCCGAGCGGCTCTCCGAGACGTACGTCGCCGACGACCGGACGTCCCTCCTCGCTTTTCTGGCCCTGTCGCTCGGGAAGCCCCTTCTGTGCGAGGGGCCGGCGGGGGTCGGCAAGACCGAGCTCGCCCACGCCCTCGCGCGGGCCCTAGGGCGCCCCATCCTCCGCCTTCAATGTTACGAGGGGCTCGACGAGGGCAAGGCCCTCTACGAGTGGGACTACGGCAAACAGCTCCTCTACACGCAGCTCCTCCGGGACGCCGTGGGCGCGCGCGTGCCGACCGGAGCCAACATCGGCGACGCCGTCACGAGCCTCGCCGGCGAGGCGAGCGCGTTCTACGGCGAGGCGTTCCTCGTCGCGCGGCCCCTCTTGGCAGCCGTGCGCTCTCCCGAGCCCGTCGTGCTCCTCGTCGACGAGGTCGACCGGGCCGACCCCGAGTTCGAAGCCCTCCTCCTCGAGGTCCTGGCCGAAAACCAGATCACAGTGCCCGAGCTCGGCACGTTCCGCGCGCAGCACCCCCCGCTCGTCGTGCTCACCACGAACGGCGCGCGCGACATGAGCGACGCCCTCCGCCGGCGCTGCGTGCACGCCTACCTCGACTACCCGAGCCCGTCCCGCGAGGTAAAAATCCTCGAAAAACGCGTGCCGGGGCTCGGCCGAGCGCTCGCCGAGAGGCTCGTCGGGTTCGTCTCGGAGCTCCGCAAGCTCGAGCTACGAAAGGCGCCCTCGATCTCCGAGAGCATCGACTGGGCGCGCGCGCTCGTCCTGCTCGGAAAGAGCTCGCTCGACCGCGACCTCGTCGAGGAGACGCTCGGCCTCCTCCTCAAGTACGAGGAGGATCGCGAGCGCGCGGAGGCCAAGCTCGGCAAGCTGCTCGAGGCCTCGCCCGATCAGGCGCCGCGGCAGGTGAAATAG
- a CDS encoding DUF4388 domain-containing protein, whose protein sequence is MDEKDALVRVDAAGTLHPVGKVASQELRARTGDYALLPSPSNVLLLRAGEAVVKLAGEIRKPGVLYDVVALLAQSQWKGELCVHEEAGVRHIYFDRGAIVGAVTSVAEERLGEILYRFGVLTREQLDTLLTASSRTGKRFGESAIEQSFVDASTLYPMMARQVEEVFYGALQVKLGSFYFFDRFDEKSIQHRQSLNASALLMEGARRVDEMRYFREKIPNDSYIPMKVQGKVPPEELAAVFERCDGKASVAELGRLTGRLEFEVTRDVFQLTNGGYVTLAAAKPQGAEAIVDVYNPALLAIHESADHAGRGAELRDGLGRFATGAGVYDPLFMGAGPAQDGSLAGDRLARNLAALAGDDPDTWLVSLMDDYVSFALFQAESLLGRERAQALSDTVKRQLEPLRGEGGTSKLP, encoded by the coding sequence ATGGACGAAAAGGACGCGCTCGTGCGGGTGGACGCGGCCGGCACGCTCCACCCGGTAGGGAAGGTGGCGAGCCAGGAGCTCCGTGCCCGTACCGGAGACTATGCTCTCCTACCGAGCCCCTCGAACGTCCTGCTTCTCAGGGCGGGCGAGGCGGTGGTGAAGCTCGCCGGCGAGATCCGGAAGCCGGGCGTCCTCTACGACGTGGTGGCGCTCCTCGCCCAGTCCCAGTGGAAGGGCGAGCTCTGCGTCCACGAAGAGGCCGGCGTCCGCCACATCTATTTCGACCGGGGCGCCATCGTCGGCGCCGTCACGAGCGTCGCCGAGGAGCGCCTCGGCGAGATCCTCTACCGCTTCGGCGTGCTCACGCGCGAGCAGCTCGACACGTTGCTCACGGCGTCGAGCCGCACCGGCAAGCGCTTCGGAGAGTCGGCCATCGAGCAGTCGTTCGTCGACGCGAGCACGCTCTACCCGATGATGGCGCGGCAGGTCGAAGAGGTCTTCTACGGGGCCCTCCAGGTGAAGCTCGGGAGCTTCTACTTCTTCGACCGCTTCGACGAAAAATCGATCCAGCACCGCCAGAGCCTCAACGCCTCGGCGCTGCTCATGGAGGGCGCGCGCCGGGTCGACGAGATGCGGTACTTCCGCGAGAAGATCCCGAACGACTCGTATATCCCCATGAAAGTACAGGGGAAAGTGCCTCCCGAAGAGCTCGCCGCCGTGTTCGAGCGGTGCGACGGGAAGGCCAGCGTGGCCGAGCTCGGGCGCCTCACCGGGCGGCTCGAGTTCGAGGTGACCCGGGACGTGTTCCAGCTCACGAACGGGGGCTACGTCACGCTCGCGGCGGCCAAGCCGCAAGGGGCCGAGGCGATCGTCGACGTGTACAACCCCGCGCTCCTCGCGATCCACGAGAGCGCCGATCACGCGGGCCGCGGCGCAGAGCTCCGCGACGGGCTCGGCAGGTTCGCGACGGGCGCCGGCGTGTACGATCCGCTCTTCATGGGCGCGGGCCCGGCCCAAGACGGCTCGCTCGCGGGCGACAGGCTCGCGCGGAACCTCGCCGCCCTCGCCGGGGACGACCCCGACACGTGGCTCGTGTCGCTCATGGACGACTACGTGAGCTTCGCGCTGTTCCAGGCCGAGTCGCTGCTCGGGCGTGAGCGGGCTCAGGCCCTCTCGGACACCGTGAAGCGTCAGCTCGAGCCCTTGCGAGGCGAGGGCGGCACCTCGAAGCTGCCGTGA
- a CDS encoding crotonase/enoyl-CoA hydratase family protein: MSVIVENSGPVRTIVIERPGVKNAIDRATAEALAEAFRAFESDASAHVLVLTGSHGTFSAGADLKAVAAGEPNRVADDGDGPLGPTRMFLSKPSIAAIEGYAVAGGLELALLCDLRVCAEDAVFGVFCRRFGVPLIDGGTVRLPRLIGLSRALDLVLTGRPVRAQEALAMGLANRVVPKGEARAHAEELAATIASFPVACMRNDRLSLHEQHDLPIAEALHNELRHGLRSLEAGDALALAAAFSEGHLGRHGSFEVPPSPRKGSS, encoded by the coding sequence ATGAGCGTGATCGTCGAAAACAGCGGCCCCGTCCGCACCATCGTGATCGAACGTCCCGGCGTCAAGAACGCCATCGACAGGGCCACGGCCGAAGCCCTCGCGGAGGCGTTCCGAGCCTTCGAGAGCGACGCCTCGGCCCACGTCCTCGTCTTGACGGGGAGCCACGGGACGTTCTCGGCGGGCGCCGATCTGAAGGCCGTTGCGGCCGGTGAGCCGAACCGCGTGGCCGACGACGGAGACGGCCCGCTCGGCCCGACCCGGATGTTCCTCTCGAAGCCGTCGATCGCGGCCATCGAGGGGTACGCCGTGGCGGGGGGCCTCGAGCTCGCGCTCCTGTGCGATCTGCGCGTGTGCGCCGAGGACGCCGTTTTCGGTGTATTTTGCAGGCGATTCGGCGTGCCCCTGATCGACGGGGGGACCGTGCGCCTCCCGCGGCTCATCGGGCTCTCGCGCGCGCTCGATCTCGTGCTGACGGGCAGGCCCGTGCGCGCCCAAGAGGCCCTGGCGATGGGGCTCGCCAACCGCGTCGTGCCGAAGGGCGAGGCGCGCGCCCACGCCGAAGAGCTCGCCGCCACGATCGCGAGCTTCCCCGTGGCCTGCATGCGAAACGACCGGCTCTCCCTCCACGAGCAGCACGACCTGCCCATCGCGGAGGCCCTCCACAACGAGCTCCGCCACGGCCTACGGTCGCTCGAGGCGGGCGACGCGTTGGCCCTCGCCGCCGCGTTCTCCGAGGGGCATCTTGGCCGTCACGGCAGCTTCGAGGTGCCGCCCTCGCCTCGCAAGGGCTCGAGCTGA
- the rlmB gene encoding 23S rRNA (guanosine(2251)-2'-O)-methyltransferase RlmB, with protein MCGLQPVREVIRAHGSRTLRVIVEHGDSPTLDAVARFATDHAIPVERASRAELERLASGARHQGVVAFAPDLVVHSSTAAIGLEGAPLFLCLDELEDPQNFGAIVRSAVAFSASAIVWPAHHSAPLSAATFRASAGAIEHATLVRVPALPTELATLKERGVEVIGLDADAKHALADLELHGPLAIVVGSEGKGLRKPVKQACTRLARLPMSRSIGSLNASVAAAIALYEVTRQRRPSEA; from the coding sequence GTGTGTGGGCTCCAGCCCGTGCGCGAGGTCATTCGGGCCCATGGAAGCCGTACGCTTCGCGTGATCGTCGAGCACGGCGACTCGCCCACGCTGGATGCCGTCGCCCGCTTCGCGACCGATCACGCCATTCCCGTCGAGCGGGCCTCGCGAGCCGAGCTCGAGCGCCTCGCTTCGGGGGCGCGTCATCAGGGCGTCGTGGCGTTCGCGCCCGACCTGGTCGTCCACTCGAGCACGGCCGCGATCGGCCTCGAGGGAGCGCCGCTCTTTCTCTGCCTCGACGAGCTCGAAGATCCGCAAAATTTCGGTGCGATCGTGCGGTCGGCGGTTGCCTTTTCGGCAAGCGCCATCGTGTGGCCCGCGCACCACTCGGCGCCGCTCAGCGCGGCCACCTTCCGAGCGTCGGCGGGGGCCATCGAGCACGCGACGCTCGTGCGCGTGCCGGCGCTTCCGACCGAGCTCGCGACGTTGAAAGAGCGCGGGGTCGAGGTGATCGGACTCGACGCGGACGCGAAGCACGCCCTCGCCGACCTCGAGCTCCACGGTCCCCTCGCCATCGTGGTCGGCTCCGAGGGTAAGGGGCTGCGTAAGCCGGTAAAACAAGCGTGTACGCGCCTCGCGAGGCTCCCCATGAGCCGCTCGATAGGCTCCCTCAACGCGTCGGTCGCGGCGGCGATCGCTCTCTACGAGGTCACGCGTCAACGGCGGCCGAGCGAGGCCTGA
- a CDS encoding biotin/lipoyl-binding carrier protein has product MATQVSAHITGTVWKIEVKEGESVSEGQTLVILESMKMEMPVEAPSDGKVEKIACTEGQAVNEGDVLVVLA; this is encoded by the coding sequence ATGGCAACCCAGGTCAGCGCGCACATCACCGGAACCGTCTGGAAAATCGAGGTCAAGGAGGGAGAGTCCGTCTCCGAAGGGCAGACGCTCGTGATCCTCGAGTCGATGAAGATGGAGATGCCCGTCGAGGCCCCGTCGGACGGCAAGGTCGAGAAGATCGCCTGCACCGAGGGCCAGGCAGTGAACGAAGGTGACGTGCTGGTCGTGCTCGCCTGA
- a CDS encoding NAD(P)-binding domain-containing protein — translation MKKSIGVLGSGTVGEVLANGFLKHGHAVIRGSRDPAKLEGWKSKASGDARVGTFAEAAAADVVVLAVKGSGAQEAIALAGAALDGKIVLDATNPIADAPPVDGVLTFFTGPNESLMERLQAQAPAARFVKAFSCVGNAQMVNPDFGGVRPSMFVCGNDEAAKAEVRTLLDAFGWDTEDMGTAVAARAIEPLCILWCISGFRQNRWTHAFKVLTR, via the coding sequence ATGAAGAAGTCGATCGGCGTGCTGGGCTCGGGGACGGTGGGCGAAGTGTTGGCGAACGGGTTTTTGAAGCACGGGCACGCGGTGATCCGCGGCTCGCGAGATCCGGCGAAGCTCGAGGGGTGGAAATCGAAGGCCTCGGGGGATGCGCGTGTCGGGACGTTCGCCGAAGCGGCGGCCGCGGACGTGGTGGTGCTCGCCGTGAAGGGCTCGGGGGCGCAAGAAGCGATCGCCCTCGCCGGCGCCGCGCTCGACGGCAAGATCGTGCTCGACGCGACGAACCCCATCGCCGACGCGCCTCCCGTCGACGGGGTGCTCACGTTCTTCACGGGGCCGAACGAGTCCCTCATGGAGCGCCTGCAGGCCCAAGCGCCCGCGGCCCGCTTCGTGAAGGCGTTCTCGTGCGTCGGAAATGCACAAATGGTGAACCCCGACTTCGGCGGCGTGCGCCCGTCGATGTTCGTGTGCGGGAACGACGAGGCCGCGAAGGCCGAGGTGCGGACCCTCCTCGACGCGTTCGGCTGGGACACCGAGGACATGGGGACGGCCGTCGCGGCTCGCGCGATCGAGCCGCTCTGCATCTTGTGGTGCATCTCGGGCTTCCGCCAGAACCGGTGGACGCACGCCTTCAAGGTGCTGACGCGCTGA
- a CDS encoding cyclic nucleotide-binding domain-containing protein, whose translation MSPKDEWFVLPRGGTYVPTSAGAVQVGIPPETIKDVMAQKLALPELYVVPRKLFDQKRGLSVAEFEFPAYYSFFLLKRKARLLVESREVEGRIRAIFQETLFGPVGVPDESEFASGIPADARPDFHGEAEYFRNVPGRGRLEVDDLVEFLHFGPDGLARFGESVTIERSARTYVVRDGGEIVAEVPAEVELPPRAHSTVESAIGQFQPPEFGVTVLGASHGFDPSGKTTGFLLWMGGRALVVDPPTDATEYLRARGVAPKTIDGVILTHCHADHDAGTFQKILEETKVSVYTTPHVLASFLRKYSALSGFSEEVLRRTFVFHPVRIGAPVHVRGGELWFRYTLHSIPALGVEAFYGGKSVAISGDTLYDPTRVHEMFEKGVLGRQRFRDLYSFRGHHNLILHEAGIPPLHTPATALAELPPEVKRRLFLVHIAEKDVPRDVGLRPAKVGLEHTLRVDVAAPEHGEAIALLDAVAMVDFLRDLPLSRARQLLQVARRLVLPAGERIVKQGTRGDAFYIVVNGHVDVVRDGQKLKAYQAGDYFGERALILDEPRMADVVASTDVDLIVIDRDDFLPLLRGSEMLKRLERLVRVRDVGAWELIAQNTVLSGLTSSQKTQLQSALDPIEAKRGTVLWQRGVAPERAYLVVEGEVRLETPGSDPVVLRHAAFVGEVDAMRRGGAAAGSAVAATDVKLFAIESAEVRRFFDDNPGLFLTFLGTRFAE comes from the coding sequence GTGAGCCCGAAGGACGAGTGGTTCGTGCTTCCGCGCGGTGGCACGTACGTGCCCACGTCCGCGGGCGCCGTGCAGGTGGGGATCCCCCCGGAGACCATCAAAGACGTGATGGCGCAGAAGCTCGCCTTGCCCGAGCTCTACGTCGTGCCACGCAAGCTCTTCGACCAGAAGCGCGGCCTCTCCGTGGCCGAGTTCGAATTTCCTGCATACTACAGCTTTTTCTTGCTGAAGCGGAAAGCCCGGCTCCTCGTCGAGTCGCGCGAGGTCGAAGGGCGCATCCGCGCCATCTTCCAGGAGACCCTCTTCGGCCCCGTGGGGGTGCCCGACGAGTCCGAGTTCGCCTCCGGGATCCCCGCCGACGCTCGGCCCGACTTTCACGGAGAAGCCGAATACTTCCGCAATGTTCCGGGTAGAGGCAGGCTCGAGGTCGACGACCTCGTCGAGTTCCTCCACTTCGGCCCCGACGGGCTCGCGCGCTTCGGGGAAAGTGTCACGATCGAGCGCAGCGCGCGCACGTACGTCGTGCGCGACGGGGGCGAGATCGTGGCCGAGGTCCCCGCCGAGGTGGAGCTCCCCCCGCGCGCGCACTCGACGGTCGAGTCGGCGATAGGCCAGTTTCAGCCCCCCGAGTTCGGAGTCACGGTGCTCGGCGCGAGCCACGGGTTCGACCCCTCGGGCAAGACGACCGGGTTCTTGCTCTGGATGGGCGGGCGCGCGCTCGTGGTCGATCCTCCGACCGACGCGACCGAGTACCTGCGGGCGAGGGGCGTCGCCCCGAAGACGATCGACGGGGTCATCCTCACGCATTGCCACGCCGACCACGACGCGGGCACCTTCCAGAAGATCCTCGAGGAGACGAAGGTGAGCGTCTACACGACGCCCCACGTGCTCGCCTCGTTCCTTCGAAAATACTCGGCGCTTTCGGGCTTCTCCGAGGAGGTGCTGCGACGCACGTTCGTCTTCCATCCCGTCCGCATCGGGGCGCCGGTGCACGTCCGTGGCGGAGAGCTCTGGTTCCGGTACACGCTTCACTCGATCCCCGCGCTCGGCGTCGAGGCCTTCTACGGCGGCAAGAGCGTCGCCATCTCGGGAGACACGCTCTACGACCCGACGCGCGTGCACGAGATGTTCGAGAAGGGCGTGCTCGGGCGGCAGCGCTTCCGCGATCTCTACTCCTTCCGCGGCCACCACAACCTCATCTTGCACGAGGCCGGGATCCCGCCACTCCACACTCCTGCGACCGCGCTCGCCGAGCTTCCGCCCGAGGTGAAACGGCGGCTCTTCCTCGTGCACATCGCCGAGAAGGACGTGCCTCGCGACGTGGGCCTTCGCCCCGCCAAGGTCGGCCTCGAGCACACGCTCCGCGTCGACGTGGCCGCGCCCGAGCACGGTGAGGCCATCGCCTTGCTCGACGCGGTGGCGATGGTCGACTTCCTCCGCGATCTGCCGCTCTCACGGGCACGCCAGCTCCTCCAAGTGGCGCGCCGGCTCGTCCTCCCCGCGGGCGAGCGGATCGTCAAACAAGGGACGCGCGGCGACGCCTTCTACATCGTCGTCAACGGCCACGTCGACGTCGTGAGGGACGGGCAGAAGCTCAAGGCCTACCAAGCCGGAGACTACTTCGGGGAGCGCGCGCTCATCCTCGACGAGCCCCGGATGGCCGACGTCGTCGCGAGCACCGACGTGGATCTCATCGTCATCGATCGGGACGACTTTCTGCCCCTCCTCCGCGGCAGTGAGATGCTGAAGCGGCTCGAGAGGCTCGTGCGTGTGCGCGACGTGGGCGCGTGGGAGCTCATCGCGCAGAACACCGTCCTCTCCGGGCTCACGAGCAGCCAGAAGACCCAACTCCAGAGCGCCCTCGATCCCATCGAGGCGAAGCGCGGGACCGTGCTCTGGCAGCGCGGCGTCGCGCCCGAGCGGGCCTACCTCGTGGTCGAAGGCGAGGTGCGCCTCGAGACCCCGGGCTCCGATCCCGTCGTCTTGCGGCACGCGGCGTTCGTCGGGGAGGTCGACGCCATGCGCCGAGGTGGGGCCGCCGCGGGCTCGGCCGTCGCGGCGACCGACGTGAAGCTCTTCGCGATCGAGAGCGCCGAGGTCCGCCGCTTCTTCGACGACAACCCCGGGCTTTTCCTCACGTTCCTCGGGACCCGCTTCGCGGAGTGA
- a CDS encoding NAD-dependent epimerase/dehydratase family protein has product MGRVVVTGGVGFIGYHVSRALLARGDDVLVLDDFSDAPYPEAQKRENARDLASAFGEKVTIHEGTVTSRATVDAALEGAEAIVHLAGLAGVRPSFADPARYVAVNVEGTANVLEAAHARGIVRVSAASSSSVYGNDTPLPAREEAACVEPASPYAASKRAMELVALACSHKMPELTFNALRFFTVYGPRQRPEMAITKFARALLAGDTIPLFGDGSMRRDFTHVDDIVRGVLAANARTSKGFRAFNLGSGAPVTLTTLVTALETASGARASLVHEARPLGDVDATFADISRARDELGWAPRITLADGLATVFAWLRGREG; this is encoded by the coding sequence ATGGGCCGCGTCGTCGTCACAGGAGGCGTTGGCTTCATCGGGTACCACGTGTCGCGCGCCCTCCTCGCGCGCGGAGACGACGTGCTCGTGCTCGACGACTTCAGCGACGCTCCGTATCCGGAGGCGCAGAAGCGCGAGAATGCACGAGACCTCGCGTCCGCCTTCGGCGAAAAGGTCACGATCCACGAGGGCACCGTCACCTCGCGAGCGACGGTCGACGCCGCCCTCGAAGGAGCAGAGGCCATCGTGCACCTCGCGGGGCTCGCCGGCGTTCGTCCGAGCTTCGCCGACCCCGCCCGCTACGTCGCCGTCAACGTCGAGGGTACGGCGAACGTGCTCGAGGCGGCCCACGCGCGGGGCATCGTCCGCGTCTCGGCGGCGTCGAGCTCGTCGGTCTACGGGAACGACACTCCCCTCCCGGCTCGCGAAGAGGCCGCGTGCGTCGAGCCCGCCTCCCCGTACGCCGCGAGCAAACGCGCGATGGAGCTCGTGGCGCTCGCGTGCAGCCACAAGATGCCGGAGCTGACGTTCAACGCCCTCCGCTTCTTCACCGTCTACGGGCCGAGGCAGCGCCCGGAGATGGCCATCACGAAGTTCGCGCGAGCGTTGCTCGCGGGCGACACGATCCCCCTCTTCGGGGACGGCTCCATGCGCCGGGACTTCACCCACGTCGACGACATCGTGCGCGGTGTACTTGCCGCAAATGCTCGTACTTCCAAGGGATTTCGGGCCTTTAACCTCGGCTCCGGAGCTCCCGTGACGCTGACGACGCTCGTGACGGCGCTCGAGACGGCCTCGGGCGCGCGGGCGAGCCTCGTTCACGAAGCGCGCCCCCTCGGAGACGTCGACGCCACCTTCGCGGACATCTCGCGCGCGCGGGACGAGCTCGGCTGGGCACCGCGCATCACGCTCGCCGACGGGCTCGCCACGGTGTTCGCGTGGCTCCGCGGGCGCGAGGGCTGA
- a CDS encoding UDP-glucose/GDP-mannose dehydrogenase family protein: MRLVVFGAGYVGLVTGTGLSDLGHEVLLVDIDPERVAMLEQGRIPIYEPRLADLVRRNQRSKRLAFATEVRAPFDEADAYFIAVGTPSRPDGAADVSAVFAAADTIAKLAKRAALVVVKSTVPVGTCDALQGHVANAHADLEVVSNPEFLKEGDAVADFFKPDRIVLGARSENARQILRDLYAPLQLSGERVVVTDPRSSELVKYASNAMLAMRVSFMNELSRLCHATGADVHAVRLGVGTDARIGKKYLYAGPGYGGSCFPKDVQALAALGKANGVPMRLAEATHLANEEQAAFIAGLVRRVLGTFKGKTIALWGLSFKPETDDVRESPSVKLANVLLAEGANVVGHDPEGNANFLAAMGDRVTVKDSDYDALDGAHALVLLTEWRSYRAPNFKEVKRRMAQGTPDAPPVLVDARNIWRPHEVARAGLRYQGVGVSHSPVRTADRPSHR, from the coding sequence ATGCGTTTGGTCGTTTTCGGGGCGGGGTACGTGGGTCTCGTCACGGGCACCGGCTTGAGCGACCTCGGTCACGAGGTCCTCTTGGTGGACATCGACCCCGAGCGTGTCGCCATGCTCGAGCAGGGTCGGATTCCGATCTACGAGCCGAGGCTCGCCGACCTCGTGCGCCGAAATCAGCGCTCGAAGCGCCTCGCGTTCGCCACCGAGGTCCGCGCCCCGTTCGACGAGGCCGACGCGTACTTCATCGCCGTGGGCACCCCTTCGCGGCCCGACGGTGCGGCCGACGTGAGCGCCGTGTTCGCCGCCGCCGACACGATCGCGAAGCTTGCCAAACGCGCGGCCCTCGTCGTGGTGAAGAGCACCGTGCCCGTGGGCACCTGCGACGCCCTCCAAGGTCACGTGGCGAACGCCCACGCCGACCTCGAGGTCGTGTCGAACCCCGAGTTTCTCAAAGAGGGCGACGCGGTCGCCGACTTCTTCAAGCCCGACCGCATCGTGCTCGGCGCGAGGAGCGAGAACGCCCGGCAGATCCTCCGCGATCTCTACGCGCCCCTCCAGCTCTCGGGGGAGCGGGTGGTCGTCACCGACCCCCGGTCGAGCGAGCTCGTGAAGTATGCATCGAACGCCATGCTCGCGATGCGCGTGTCGTTCATGAACGAGCTGTCCCGGCTCTGCCATGCGACGGGCGCCGACGTGCACGCCGTGCGGCTCGGGGTGGGCACCGACGCCCGCATCGGGAAGAAGTACCTCTACGCGGGGCCCGGCTACGGCGGGTCGTGTTTCCCGAAGGACGTGCAGGCCCTCGCCGCGCTCGGCAAGGCCAACGGGGTCCCGATGCGTCTCGCCGAGGCCACCCACCTCGCGAACGAAGAGCAGGCCGCGTTCATCGCGGGCCTCGTCCGCCGCGTGCTCGGCACCTTCAAAGGCAAGACCATCGCCCTCTGGGGTCTGTCGTTCAAACCCGAGACCGACGACGTGCGCGAGTCGCCCTCGGTGAAGCTCGCCAACGTGCTCCTCGCCGAAGGCGCCAACGTGGTCGGGCACGATCCCGAGGGCAACGCGAACTTCCTCGCCGCCATGGGCGACCGCGTCACCGTGAAGGACAGCGACTACGACGCGCTCGACGGCGCGCACGCGCTCGTCCTGCTCACCGAGTGGCGGAGCTACCGCGCACCGAACTTCAAAGAGGTGAAGCGCCGCATGGCCCAGGGCACACCCGACGCGCCGCCGGTGCTCGTCGACGCGCGCAACATCTGGCGCCCCCACGAGGTCGCGCGAGCGGGCCTCCGTTACCAAGGGGTCGGCGTGTCGCACAGCCCCGTGCGCACCGCCGACCGCCCGTCGCACCGCTGA
- a CDS encoding SDR family oxidoreductase: MKLEDLKVIVTGGAQGMGRTFALALVEAGASVVICDVNEAGLTETKEAAAGKRGKLFAKKTNVADEAENAALVEFAFKEMGGLNGLINNAGILRDGLLVRKDKETGAIKKLSKEQWDAVIGVNLTGATLLTRDFVAKMVETGTKPGVIVNMSSVARHGNRGQSNYTAAKAALAANTVTWAREFAPYGIRVGAVAPGMVETPMTQGMNQKARDALVAAIPVGRIGVPEDLWLAVKFVLECDYFNGRTIDVDGGLSM; this comes from the coding sequence ATGAAGCTCGAAGATCTCAAGGTCATCGTCACCGGCGGCGCTCAGGGTATGGGGCGCACGTTCGCGCTCGCGCTCGTCGAGGCCGGGGCGAGCGTGGTCATCTGCGACGTGAACGAAGCGGGCCTCACCGAGACGAAAGAGGCGGCCGCCGGTAAGCGCGGCAAGCTCTTCGCCAAGAAGACCAACGTGGCGGACGAAGCCGAGAACGCGGCCCTCGTCGAGTTCGCGTTCAAGGAGATGGGCGGCCTCAACGGCCTCATCAACAACGCGGGCATCCTCCGTGACGGCCTCCTCGTGCGCAAAGACAAGGAGACCGGCGCCATCAAGAAGCTCTCGAAAGAGCAGTGGGACGCGGTCATCGGCGTGAACCTCACGGGGGCGACGCTCCTCACGCGCGACTTCGTGGCCAAGATGGTCGAGACCGGCACGAAGCCCGGCGTCATCGTCAACATGTCGAGCGTCGCGCGCCACGGCAACCGTGGCCAGTCGAACTACACGGCGGCCAAGGCCGCCCTCGCCGCGAACACCGTCACCTGGGCGCGCGAGTTCGCGCCCTACGGCATCCGGGTCGGCGCGGTCGCCCCGGGCATGGTCGAGACCCCGATGACGCAGGGCATGAACCAGAAGGCCCGCGACGCGCTGGTCGCCGCGATCCCCGTGGGCCGCATCGGCGTCCCCGAGGATCTCTGGCTCGCCGTGAAGTTCGTGCTCGAGTGCGACTACTTCAACGGCCGCACGATCGACGTGGACGGCGGCCTGTCGATGTGA